In one Tripterygium wilfordii isolate XIE 37 chromosome 22, ASM1340144v1, whole genome shotgun sequence genomic region, the following are encoded:
- the LOC119991726 gene encoding uncharacterized protein LOC119991726: protein MAFQIPHNLITELQISLRKQANLSSYNPGDPSLPDLPSPEESIAELDPSPPYLRCKHCKGRLLRGIESLFCVFCGREQRKDLPPEPINFRNTLGCRWLLQSLDLDGSEIVGPFSEANESSRTRNATEDEFPLSDILNLEIKWTSESENFGTSVSEEPSVWQQSSLNLAGVDLDNFFAEGKEWNASDELEEQIAPKKLNEITGSTTSHGIDNLNSFDNIQHSETTVRSGEGNGNLKFFENVQPSETVARSAEDGSFTGWEADFQSAGSGTHHEEPKSFEAFSSSSADLSIHLDTVFGSKKDSSDLKAREDEISSASNKDDWFSHNTTNSDIAGEDKQFEVAINVMHDSSVDRTQGYKWQNSGSKESEDKTMVDDDDSFDTWNDFTSSTGAQDNPSSSSEPIVNNHVAPSVELTSEMNLFSSAIDLPNQKTTDEDDAWNDFTSSTSAQDPSKSYGKQTVDGMMPSPRASFFSSANSLQDNKTRGKDDDSIEAWDGFPSLTGVHDPFKSSLGQTVNIMKTSRVQNSETNFFSGEEKSKEFNFDNFLQPDLSPGVRSNQSTPAAVNTMQSSVSVSVSDRMADVDVGVGRSAEEVGKHGDVEMWMSQMHDLSFMLENKLSIPTKLDGSASFSKD from the exons ATGGCGTTCCAAATCCCCCACAATCTAATTACCGAACTCCAGATCTCGCTTCGGAAACAAGCAAACCTCTCCTCCTATAATCCGGGCGATCCTTCACTGCCCGATCTCCCATCGCCTGAAGAATCCATCGCCGAGCTCGACCCGTCGCCGCCGTACCTCCGGTGCAAGCATTGCAAAGGGAGACTCCTGAGGGGAATAGAGTCACTGTTTTGCGTTTTCTGTGGCAGAGAACAGAGAAAGGACCTGCCTCCTGAGCCCATCAACTTCAGGAACACTTTGGGTTGTCGTTGGCTACTTCAGTCCCTCGACTTAGATGGATCG GAGATTGTAGGACCATTCTCTGAAGCAAATGAATCAAGCAGAACACGGAATGCAACAGAGGATGAATTCCCCTTGTCTGATATTTTGAATTTAGAAATAAAATGGACCTCTGAGTCAGAAAATTTTGGGACTAGTGTTTCAGAAGAGCCTTCGGTTTGGCAACAAAGTAGTTTGAACCTGGCTGGAGTCGATCTTGACAACTTTTTCGCTGAAGGAAAGGAATGGAATGCTTCCGATGAATTGGAAGAGCAAATAGCACCAAAGAAACTCAACGAAATTACAGGGAGTACTACTTCACATGGTATCGACAACCTTAACTCATTTGATAATATTCAGCATTCTGAAACAACTGTGAGGTCTGGAGAGGGTAATGGCAATCTTAAATTCTTTGAAAATGTTCAGCCTTCTGAGACAGTTGCAAGGTCTGCTGAAGATGGCTCTTTTACTGGTTGGGAGGCTGATTTTCAGTCAGCTGGTTCTGGAACTCATCATGAGGAGCCCAAATCATTTGAAGCCTTTTCCAGTTCCTCAGCAGATCTTTCTATTCACTTGGATACAGTGTTTGGATCGAAAAAGGATTCTTCTGATCTAAAGGCAAGGGAGGATGAAATTTCTTCTGCATCCAACAAAGATGACTGGTTTTCTCATAATACAACCAACTCTGACATAGCTGGTGAGGACAAGCAGTTTGAAGTGGCCATAAATGTCATGCACGATTCCAGTGTTGATCGGACTCAAGGATATAAATGGCAGAATAGTGGAAGCAAGGAGTCAGAGGATAAAACcatggttgatgatgatgattcatTTGATACTTGGAATGATTTTACTAGTTCAACTGGCGCTCAAGATAATCCCAGTAGTTCTTCGGAACCTATCGTTAATAATCATGTGGCACCTTCTGTCGAATTGACTTCAGAAATGAACTTGTTCAGCAGTGCCATAGACTTGCCAAATCAGAAAACCACTGACGAAGATGATGCTTGGAATGATTTCACTAGCTCAACAAGTGCACAAGATCCATCTAAGAGTTATGGGAAACAAACAGTTGATGGTATGATGCCTTCTCCCAGAGCAAGCTTTTTCAGCAGTGCCAACAGCTTGCAAGATAACAAGACCAGGGGAAAAGATGATGATTCGATTGAGGCTTGGGATGGCTTCCCTAGCTTAACTGGTGTGCATGATCCTTTTAAGAGTTCTCTGGGACAAACAGTTAACATCATGAAAACCTCCCGTGTACAGAATTCAGAAACAAACTTTTTCAGCGgtgaagaaaaatcaaaagaattCAATTTTGACAATTTCTTGCAACCAGATTTATCTCCAGGAGTACGTAGTAATCAAAGCACTCCTGCAGCAGTGAACACCATGCAGTCGTCAGTTTCAGTTTCAGTTTCAGACAG GATGGCTGATGTAGATGTCGGAGTTGGACGGAGCGCTGAAGAAGTTGGTAAACATGGAGATGTAGAGATGTGGATGTCACAGATGCATGATCTCTCGTTTATGCTTGAAAACAAACTCTCAATACCCACTAAACTAGACGGTTCTGCATCATTTTCTAAAGATTAG
- the LOC119991729 gene encoding uncharacterized protein LOC119991729 yields the protein MGLHQATAVKAGLGLLALCVFGYILGPPLYWHFKEGLAAVSRSSSSCPVCVCDCSSQPLLTIPDELSNASFADCSKHDPNVNEDNEKNFAELLTEELKLREVEALESQQRADVALLEAKKMASQYQKEADKCSSGMETCEEAREKAEAALVAQKKLTALWEQRARQKGWREGAAKSHVQSQGKVQAA from the exons ATGGGGTTGCACCAGGCGACAGCGGTGAAGGCGGGGCTTGGACTGCTAGCCTTATGCGTGTTTGGCTATATATTGGGGCCTCCTCTCTACTGGCACTTCAAGGAAGGCTTGGCCGCTGTCAGTCGATCCTCTTCCTCTTGCCCTGTTTGTGTATGTGATTGCTCTTCTCAGCCTCTTCTCACCATTCCTGACG AGCTGAGCAATGCCTCCTTTGCAG ATTGTTCGAAGCATGACCCAAATGTGAATGAAGACAATGAGAAGAATTTTGCTGAGCTGTTGACTGAGGAGCTGAAGCTACGTGAAGTTGAAGCTCTGGAAAGTCAGCAACGTGCTGATGTGGCTCTGTTAGAGGCTAAAAAGATGGCATCCCAATATCAAAAGGAAGCAGACAAGTGCAGTTCAGGTATGGAAACTTGTGAAGAAGCAAGGGAGAAAGCTGAAGCAGCATTAGTAGCTCAGAAAAAACTGACAGCACTATGGGAACAAAGGGCTCGTCAGAAAGGATGGAGAGAAGGTGCCGCCAAATCCCATGTTCAATCTCAGGGAAAGGTCCAGGCTGCATAG
- the LOC119991091 gene encoding condensin complex subunit 2-like isoform X2, with the protein MVFVSAASWEALLACTSFISPPSETLSPNPTIGQKQRLPMAARIQSPTSPFFLGSNDDHLERAQARAAREAAIRRKSLAVNAPQFRDPDPCLGKEQILDLLNNCIKLASENKINQKNTWELGLIDHLYEIIKVEEEGDVETNFQKASCTLEAGVKIYSLRVDSVHSEAYKVLGGINRAGLDNEQDANVEDANIECGQEEGQSRKEMDRKISPLSTLESSFEALNVKKFDVAFSVDPLYHQTTAQFDEGGAKGLLLNNLGVYAGCRVLFDSQEVPGKCSSRETRHENSDTIDLTFAGEYIEQMVLNMHTKNEISPTLMNIVNQFDEDNRRPQDTFSCRQQSTEEVDADHDSVAEFGGDAFENCGTWDFDHDDQTSIVNEEPNGAVAGFPSYDEENESLAFRNHDIDDRFEKVDGYLFLNLGFTSNQNSWAGPDYWKYRKAKGLEDHSTTENGPPATTKKPRNKKQSEPDIDFTKSLDDDFPDVFAPPKNPKSLLLPANRAPCNTRLPEDCHYQPEDLVKLFLLPNVMCLGKRVKKSSDELRQHFDDYGPMQSWDNESDHGGQFDDVNVHSDVEEPNTLVSQPRQVNKIEVQYDKTSKQVDVQALKETLWDHIQEYPQMTIEEQEERVSFKTLLESFPRDCRAAPTIKDISPHLCFICLLHLANEHGLSIHGCTSLDDLSINIPSTDYR; encoded by the exons ATGGTCTTTGTATCAGCAGCATCATGGGAAGCTTTGTTGGCCTGCACTTCTTTCATTTCCCCTCCCTCAG AAACCCTAAGCCCTAACCCGACGATAGGCCAGAAGCAGAGGCTCCCCATGGCCGCTCGCATCCAATCTCCAACCAGTCCTTTCTTTCTTGGATCCAACGATGACCACCTCGAGAGAGCCCAGGCCCGCGCCGCCCGTGAAGCTGCCATCCGTCGCAAGTCCTTAGCGGTTAATGCTCCGCAGTTTCGCGATCCTGACCCCTGCCTCGGCAAGGAGCAGATCCTCGACTTGCTGAACAATTGCATCAAACTCGCAAGCGAAAAT AAAATTAATCAGAAGAATACATGGGAGCTTGGATTGATTGACCATCTTTACGAGATTATTAAGGTGGAAGAAGAGGGTGATGTGGAGACAAATTTCCAGAAG GCCAGTTGCACTCTAGAAGCTGGAGTTAAGATATACTCATTAAGGGTCGATTCAGTGCACTCAGAGGCATACAAGGTCCTTGGTGGGATTAATAGAGCAGGTCTAGATAATGAACAAG ATGCAAATGTGGAGGATGCTAACATAGAGTGTGGGCAAGAGGAAGGTCAGTCCAGGAAAGAGATGGACAGAAAG ATATCACCTTTATCAACATTGGAATCATCCTTTGAGGCTCTTAATGTGAAAAAGTTTGACG TTGCATTTTCCGTGGATCCACTTTATCATCAGACAACTGCACAATTTGATGAAGGTGGGGCCAAAGGTCTTTTACTGAATAATCTTGGAGTGTATGCTGGATGTCGAGTACTCTTTGATTCACAAGAAGTTCCTGGGAAGTGCTCATCACGTGAAACCCGACATGAGAATTCAGATACAATTGATCTTACTTTCGCCGGAG AATATATTGAACAGATGGTACTCAACATGCATACAAAGAATGAAATTTCGCCCACTCTGATGAATATTGTTAACCAGTTTGATGAAGATAACAGGAGGCCACAAGATACATTTTCATGTCGCCAGCAATCAACTGAAGAAGTTGATGCAGATCATGATAGTGTAGCAGAGTTTGGCGGTGATGCATTTGAGAATTGTGGGACCTGGGATTTTGATCATGATGACCAAACAAGTATAGTTAACGAGGAACCCAATGGTGCAGTTGCAGGGTTTCCAAGTTATGATGAG GAAAATGAATCACTTGCTTTCCGCAATCATGATATTGATGACAGATTTGAGAAAGTAGATGGATACTTGTTTCTAAATTTGGGATTTACATCAAATCAAAATTCCTGGGCAGGTCCAGATTACTGGAAGTATCGAAAAGCTAAAG GTTTAGAGGATCACTCTACCACAGAAAATGGTCCACCAGCAACAACCAAGAAGCCAAGGAATAAAAAACAGTCAGAACCTGATATTGATTTTACGAAATCTTTGGACGATGACTTTCCAGATGTCTTTGCCCCTCCCAAAAATCCCAAGTCTTTACTGCTTCCTGCAAATAGAGCACCTTGTAATACAAGGCTTCCAGAGGATTGTCACTACCAACCCGAGGATCTTGTCAAATTATTTCTTCTGCCGAATGTAATG TGCCTTGGCAAGAGAGTAAAGAAGTCCTCAG ATGAATTAAGGCAACACTTTGATGATTATGGGCCAATGCAATCCTGGGATAATGAAAGTGATCATGGGGGCCAATTTGATGATGTAAACGTTCATAGTGATGTAGAGGAGCCCAACACACTTGTATCTCAGCCTCGACAG GTGAATAAAATTGAAGTCCAGTATGACAAAACTTCGAAGCAAGTTGATGTACAAGCACTCAAGGAAACTCTTTGGGACCATATACAAGAGTACCCTCAAATGACTATAGAG GAGCAAGAAGAGAGAGTATCTTTCAAGACCCTCTTGGAGAGCTTTCCTAGAGACTGCCGAGCTGCTCCAACAATCAAAGATATCTCCCCTCATTTGTGTTTCATATGCCTATTGCACCTTGCTAATGAGCATGGGTTGAGCATCCATGGCTGCACCAGTTTAGATGATCTCAGCATAAACATTCCTTCTACTGACTACCGGTAA
- the LOC119991091 gene encoding condensin complex subunit 2-like isoform X3, which yields MGWSLYQQHHGKLCWPALLSFPLPQKINQKNTWELGLIDHLYEIIKVEEEGDVETNFQKASCTLEAGVKIYSLRVDSVHSEAYKVLGGINRAGLDNEQDANVEDANIECGQEEGQSRKEMDRKISPLSTLESSFEALNVKKFDVAFSVDPLYHQTTAQFDEGGAKGLLLNNLGVYAGCRVLFDSQEVPGKCSSRETRHENSDTIDLTFAGEYIEQMVLNMHTKNEISPTLMNIVNQFDEDNRRPQDTFSCRQQSTEEVDADHDSVAEFGGDAFENCGTWDFDHDDQTSIVNEEPNGAVAGFPSYDEENESLAFRNHDIDDRFEKVDGYLFLNLGFTSNQNSWAGPDYWKYRKAKGLEDHSTTENGPPATTKKPRNKKQSEPDIDFTKSLDDDFPDVFAPPKNPKSLLLPANRAPCNTRLPEDCHYQPEDLVKLFLLPNVMCLGKRVKKSSDELRQHFDDYGPMQSWDNESDHGGQFDDVNVHSDVEEPNTLVSQPRQVNKIEVQYDKTSKQVDVQALKETLWDHIQEYPQMTIEEQEERVSFKTLLESFPRDCRAAPTIKDISPHLCFICLLHLANEHGLSIHGCTSLDDLSINIPSTDYR from the exons ATGGGATGGTCTTTGTATCAGCAGCATCATGGGAAGCTTTGTTGGCCTGCACTTCTTTCATTTCCCCTCCCTCAG AAAATTAATCAGAAGAATACATGGGAGCTTGGATTGATTGACCATCTTTACGAGATTATTAAGGTGGAAGAAGAGGGTGATGTGGAGACAAATTTCCAGAAG GCCAGTTGCACTCTAGAAGCTGGAGTTAAGATATACTCATTAAGGGTCGATTCAGTGCACTCAGAGGCATACAAGGTCCTTGGTGGGATTAATAGAGCAGGTCTAGATAATGAACAAG ATGCAAATGTGGAGGATGCTAACATAGAGTGTGGGCAAGAGGAAGGTCAGTCCAGGAAAGAGATGGACAGAAAG ATATCACCTTTATCAACATTGGAATCATCCTTTGAGGCTCTTAATGTGAAAAAGTTTGACG TTGCATTTTCCGTGGATCCACTTTATCATCAGACAACTGCACAATTTGATGAAGGTGGGGCCAAAGGTCTTTTACTGAATAATCTTGGAGTGTATGCTGGATGTCGAGTACTCTTTGATTCACAAGAAGTTCCTGGGAAGTGCTCATCACGTGAAACCCGACATGAGAATTCAGATACAATTGATCTTACTTTCGCCGGAG AATATATTGAACAGATGGTACTCAACATGCATACAAAGAATGAAATTTCGCCCACTCTGATGAATATTGTTAACCAGTTTGATGAAGATAACAGGAGGCCACAAGATACATTTTCATGTCGCCAGCAATCAACTGAAGAAGTTGATGCAGATCATGATAGTGTAGCAGAGTTTGGCGGTGATGCATTTGAGAATTGTGGGACCTGGGATTTTGATCATGATGACCAAACAAGTATAGTTAACGAGGAACCCAATGGTGCAGTTGCAGGGTTTCCAAGTTATGATGAG GAAAATGAATCACTTGCTTTCCGCAATCATGATATTGATGACAGATTTGAGAAAGTAGATGGATACTTGTTTCTAAATTTGGGATTTACATCAAATCAAAATTCCTGGGCAGGTCCAGATTACTGGAAGTATCGAAAAGCTAAAG GTTTAGAGGATCACTCTACCACAGAAAATGGTCCACCAGCAACAACCAAGAAGCCAAGGAATAAAAAACAGTCAGAACCTGATATTGATTTTACGAAATCTTTGGACGATGACTTTCCAGATGTCTTTGCCCCTCCCAAAAATCCCAAGTCTTTACTGCTTCCTGCAAATAGAGCACCTTGTAATACAAGGCTTCCAGAGGATTGTCACTACCAACCCGAGGATCTTGTCAAATTATTTCTTCTGCCGAATGTAATG TGCCTTGGCAAGAGAGTAAAGAAGTCCTCAG ATGAATTAAGGCAACACTTTGATGATTATGGGCCAATGCAATCCTGGGATAATGAAAGTGATCATGGGGGCCAATTTGATGATGTAAACGTTCATAGTGATGTAGAGGAGCCCAACACACTTGTATCTCAGCCTCGACAG GTGAATAAAATTGAAGTCCAGTATGACAAAACTTCGAAGCAAGTTGATGTACAAGCACTCAAGGAAACTCTTTGGGACCATATACAAGAGTACCCTCAAATGACTATAGAG GAGCAAGAAGAGAGAGTATCTTTCAAGACCCTCTTGGAGAGCTTTCCTAGAGACTGCCGAGCTGCTCCAACAATCAAAGATATCTCCCCTCATTTGTGTTTCATATGCCTATTGCACCTTGCTAATGAGCATGGGTTGAGCATCCATGGCTGCACCAGTTTAGATGATCTCAGCATAAACATTCCTTCTACTGACTACCGGTAA
- the LOC119991091 gene encoding condensin complex subunit 2-like isoform X1 codes for MVFVSAASWEALLACTSFISPPSDCIYFSQDHQKLLISLPELVSKMAETLSPNPTIGQKQRLPMAARIQSPTSPFFLGSNDDHLERAQARAAREAAIRRKSLAVNAPQFRDPDPCLGKEQILDLLNNCIKLASENKINQKNTWELGLIDHLYEIIKVEEEGDVETNFQKASCTLEAGVKIYSLRVDSVHSEAYKVLGGINRAGLDNEQDANVEDANIECGQEEGQSRKEMDRKISPLSTLESSFEALNVKKFDVAFSVDPLYHQTTAQFDEGGAKGLLLNNLGVYAGCRVLFDSQEVPGKCSSRETRHENSDTIDLTFAGEYIEQMVLNMHTKNEISPTLMNIVNQFDEDNRRPQDTFSCRQQSTEEVDADHDSVAEFGGDAFENCGTWDFDHDDQTSIVNEEPNGAVAGFPSYDEENESLAFRNHDIDDRFEKVDGYLFLNLGFTSNQNSWAGPDYWKYRKAKGLEDHSTTENGPPATTKKPRNKKQSEPDIDFTKSLDDDFPDVFAPPKNPKSLLLPANRAPCNTRLPEDCHYQPEDLVKLFLLPNVMCLGKRVKKSSDELRQHFDDYGPMQSWDNESDHGGQFDDVNVHSDVEEPNTLVSQPRQVNKIEVQYDKTSKQVDVQALKETLWDHIQEYPQMTIEEQEERVSFKTLLESFPRDCRAAPTIKDISPHLCFICLLHLANEHGLSIHGCTSLDDLSINIPSTDYR; via the exons ATGGTCTTTGTATCAGCAGCATCATGGGAAGCTTTGTTGGCCTGCACTTCTTTCATTTCCCCTCCCTCAG ATTGCATCTATTTCTCTCAAGACCACCAGAAACTTTTGATTTCTCTGCCGGAACTTGTTTCGAAAATGGCAGAAACCCTAAGCCCTAACCCGACGATAGGCCAGAAGCAGAGGCTCCCCATGGCCGCTCGCATCCAATCTCCAACCAGTCCTTTCTTTCTTGGATCCAACGATGACCACCTCGAGAGAGCCCAGGCCCGCGCCGCCCGTGAAGCTGCCATCCGTCGCAAGTCCTTAGCGGTTAATGCTCCGCAGTTTCGCGATCCTGACCCCTGCCTCGGCAAGGAGCAGATCCTCGACTTGCTGAACAATTGCATCAAACTCGCAAGCGAAAAT AAAATTAATCAGAAGAATACATGGGAGCTTGGATTGATTGACCATCTTTACGAGATTATTAAGGTGGAAGAAGAGGGTGATGTGGAGACAAATTTCCAGAAG GCCAGTTGCACTCTAGAAGCTGGAGTTAAGATATACTCATTAAGGGTCGATTCAGTGCACTCAGAGGCATACAAGGTCCTTGGTGGGATTAATAGAGCAGGTCTAGATAATGAACAAG ATGCAAATGTGGAGGATGCTAACATAGAGTGTGGGCAAGAGGAAGGTCAGTCCAGGAAAGAGATGGACAGAAAG ATATCACCTTTATCAACATTGGAATCATCCTTTGAGGCTCTTAATGTGAAAAAGTTTGACG TTGCATTTTCCGTGGATCCACTTTATCATCAGACAACTGCACAATTTGATGAAGGTGGGGCCAAAGGTCTTTTACTGAATAATCTTGGAGTGTATGCTGGATGTCGAGTACTCTTTGATTCACAAGAAGTTCCTGGGAAGTGCTCATCACGTGAAACCCGACATGAGAATTCAGATACAATTGATCTTACTTTCGCCGGAG AATATATTGAACAGATGGTACTCAACATGCATACAAAGAATGAAATTTCGCCCACTCTGATGAATATTGTTAACCAGTTTGATGAAGATAACAGGAGGCCACAAGATACATTTTCATGTCGCCAGCAATCAACTGAAGAAGTTGATGCAGATCATGATAGTGTAGCAGAGTTTGGCGGTGATGCATTTGAGAATTGTGGGACCTGGGATTTTGATCATGATGACCAAACAAGTATAGTTAACGAGGAACCCAATGGTGCAGTTGCAGGGTTTCCAAGTTATGATGAG GAAAATGAATCACTTGCTTTCCGCAATCATGATATTGATGACAGATTTGAGAAAGTAGATGGATACTTGTTTCTAAATTTGGGATTTACATCAAATCAAAATTCCTGGGCAGGTCCAGATTACTGGAAGTATCGAAAAGCTAAAG GTTTAGAGGATCACTCTACCACAGAAAATGGTCCACCAGCAACAACCAAGAAGCCAAGGAATAAAAAACAGTCAGAACCTGATATTGATTTTACGAAATCTTTGGACGATGACTTTCCAGATGTCTTTGCCCCTCCCAAAAATCCCAAGTCTTTACTGCTTCCTGCAAATAGAGCACCTTGTAATACAAGGCTTCCAGAGGATTGTCACTACCAACCCGAGGATCTTGTCAAATTATTTCTTCTGCCGAATGTAATG TGCCTTGGCAAGAGAGTAAAGAAGTCCTCAG ATGAATTAAGGCAACACTTTGATGATTATGGGCCAATGCAATCCTGGGATAATGAAAGTGATCATGGGGGCCAATTTGATGATGTAAACGTTCATAGTGATGTAGAGGAGCCCAACACACTTGTATCTCAGCCTCGACAG GTGAATAAAATTGAAGTCCAGTATGACAAAACTTCGAAGCAAGTTGATGTACAAGCACTCAAGGAAACTCTTTGGGACCATATACAAGAGTACCCTCAAATGACTATAGAG GAGCAAGAAGAGAGAGTATCTTTCAAGACCCTCTTGGAGAGCTTTCCTAGAGACTGCCGAGCTGCTCCAACAATCAAAGATATCTCCCCTCATTTGTGTTTCATATGCCTATTGCACCTTGCTAATGAGCATGGGTTGAGCATCCATGGCTGCACCAGTTTAGATGATCTCAGCATAAACATTCCTTCTACTGACTACCGGTAA
- the LOC119991092 gene encoding lysM domain receptor-like kinase 3 codes for MVPKLGLGFFVLFLICYTTDSQCSKGCDLAFASYYVWPDSNLSFIVDVMESEIMPKDDFDGLLIYNPQISNKDSVQSGIRIKVPFPCDCINGNFLGHVFEYTTITGDTYTEIANPYYANLTTVSWLRPFNSYSENLIPVNVPINVTVNCSCGNSAISKDYGLFVTYPLRPEDTLESVAAAANVSTDLVQRYNEGINFSQGSGLVYIPGTDQHNSYRPLKSTGVAGGVIAGISVAAVAGVLLVGLCGYFGFYRKKKVKEAALLSSRSQDLSGHGGTAPGSDSNKHVSSTGPVGGSTPGIAGITVDKSVEFSYEELATATDNFSLAKKIGEGGFGSVYYAELRGEKAAIKKMDMQASREFLAELKVLTHVHHLNLVRLIGYCVEGSLFLVYEFIENGNLSEHLRGSDRNPLPWPTRVQIALDSARGLEYIHEHTVPVYIHRDIKSANILIDQNFHGKVADFGLTKLTEVGSASLPTRLVGTFGYMPPEYAQYGDVSPKVDVYAFGVVLYELLSAKEAVVKANGSLAESKGLVALFEEALNQPDPKEDLCKLVDPRLGDGYPVDSVVKMAQLAKACTQENPQLRPSMRSIVVALMTLSSSTEDWDVGSFYENHALVNLMSGR; via the exons ATGGTACCtaaattagggttagggttttttgttttgttcttgatTTGTTACACGACTGATTCCCAGTGCAGCAAGGGATGTGATCTGGCCTTTGCTTCTTACTATGTTTGGCCCGATTCAAACCTCTCATTCATAGTTGATGTTATGGAATCGGAAATTATGCCGAAAGATGACTTCGATGGTCTCCTCATTTACAACCCGCAGATTTCGAACAAGGACAGTGTCCAATCTGGTATCAGAATCAAAGTTCCGTTTCCTTGCGACTGTATCAACGGGAATTTCCTCGGCCACGTGTTCGAGTACACGACCATAACCGGAGACACATACACCGAGATTGCGAATCCGTACTACGCGAACCTGACGACAGTCTCGTGGCTGCGTCCTTTCAACAGTTATAGCGAGAACCTGATACCTGTAAATGTGCCGATCAATGTGACGGTGAACTGCTCGTGCGGGAATAGTGCGATTTCCAAAGATTATGGGTTATTTGTTACTTACCCGCTCCGGCCTGAAGATACGTTGGAGTCTGTGGCGGCAGCGGCTAATGTTAGTACGGATTTGGTGCAGAGATACAACGAAGGAATCAATTTCAGCCAAGGGAGTGGTTTGGTGTATATTCCGGGCACAG ATCAACATAACAGCTATCGGCCCTTAAAGAG TACAG GAGTAGCGGGTGGGGTAATTGCTGGCATATCTGTTGCAGCAGTAGCTGGAGTGCTCTTAGTGGGACTTTGTGGGTATTTTGGATTTTACagaaagaagaaggtgaaggaGGCAGCATTGCTGTCATCACGTTCTCAGGATCTATCTGGTCATGGGGGAACCG CTCCTGGAAGTGACTCCAATAAACATGTTTCCTCAACTGGCCCAGTTGGTGGTTCAACTCCTGGTATTGCGGGCATAACTGTGGATAAATCTGTGGAATTCTCATATGAAGAACTTGCTACTGCTACTGATAACTTTAGTCTGGCTAAAAAGATTGGTGAAGGTGGCTTTGGGTCTGTTTATTATGCAGAACTGAGAGGCGAG AAAGCCGCAATCAAGAAGATGGACATGCAAGCATCACGAGAATTTCTTGCtgaattaaaagtcttaactcaTGTTCATCACCTGAACCTG GTGCGCTTGATTGGATACTGCGTTGAAGGTTCTCTTTTCCTGGTATATGAATTCATTGAGAATGGTAACTTAAGCGAACATTTGCGTGGCTCAG ATAGGAACCCACTGCCGTGGCCTACTAGGGTGCAGATTGCCCTTGATTCAGCAAGAGGTCTTGAATATATACATGAGCATACTGTTCCTGTTTATATTCATCGCGACATTAAATCTGCAAATATATTGATAGACCAGAATTTCCATGGGAAG GTTGCAGATTTTGGATTAACTAAACTAACAGAGGTTGGTAGTGCATCGCTCCCAACACGACTGGTGGGCACTTTTGGATACATGCCACCAGA ATATGCTCAATACGGAGATGTTTCCCCAAAAGTGGATGTATATGCTTTCGGAGTCGTCCTTTATGAACTTCTTTCTGCCAAGGAAGCCGTGGTCAAGGCAAATGGTTCTCTTGCCGAGTCAAAGGGCCTTGTTGCTTTG TTTGAGGAGGCTCTCAACCAGCCTGATCCTAAGGAAGATCTTTGCAAATTAGTCGACCCCAGGCTTGGAGATGGCTACCCGGTTGACTCTGTCGTCAAG ATGGCGCAGCTTGCCAAGGCATGCACGCAAGAGAACCCGCAGTTACGTCCAAGCATGAGATCGATTGTTGTTGCCTTGATGACACTTTCATCCTCCACAGAAGATTGGGATGTTGGTTCATTCTATGAAAACCATGCTCTTGTTAATCTGATGTCAGGAAGGTAG